A genomic region of Xanthomonas campestris pv. phormiicola contains the following coding sequences:
- a CDS encoding CPXCG motif-containing cysteine-rich protein yields MSGMQQSFIDLQCPYCGEWIDLALDPSVEAQQYVEDCQVCCRPMLVTVRWDEDGAPVVSATAENEG; encoded by the coding sequence ATGTCCGGCATGCAACAAAGTTTCATCGACCTGCAGTGCCCGTATTGCGGCGAATGGATCGACCTGGCGCTGGACCCGTCGGTCGAGGCGCAGCAATACGTGGAGGATTGCCAGGTGTGTTGCCGGCCGATGCTGGTGACGGTGCGCTGGGACGAGGACGGCGCACCGGTGGTGAGCGCCACTGCCGAGAACGAGGGCTGA
- a CDS encoding ATP-grasp domain-containing protein yields the protein MARLLMLDSWIYATGVTVPLAIRGLGHSYTLVTPDPSRFKNNPLGDGIHPVIAEAEEVVVANVNDDATLLATARRLHEIRPFDAVITSCDHYLVAAARVAETLGLPTVGSEVIRTTRDKYLMRVASRSAGVPTPQFAVATTPQEALAIAKRIGYPVVVKPTDMSASAFVALAKTDEELLQAAEAVTCYRQNARGQTLNAVALIEEFLDGQEVSVETATANGTTQVIAVTDKSLYSDTLFIETGHMVPAILDAATVHAASRLAEAALHAVGYSHGVAHTEIKLTSRGPRVVEINPRVGGNWISELVRIAVGFDLIQAFVKLSLGATDLRDCVVAPVARSAAIQFLLPQGPGVLAGVSNWDGVVDDPHVWRSHLDPAIRGKKVGAPRNNDSYLAHVLCIDKEGMHARRHCERLIAAMELAYLERH from the coding sequence ATGGCTAGGCTGCTCATGCTGGATAGCTGGATCTACGCAACCGGGGTCACGGTGCCCTTGGCCATCCGTGGATTGGGCCACAGCTACACGCTGGTGACACCCGATCCGTCCAGGTTCAAGAACAACCCCCTGGGTGATGGCATACATCCGGTGATCGCGGAAGCGGAAGAGGTTGTCGTAGCCAACGTCAACGACGACGCCACCTTGCTCGCGACCGCGCGTAGGCTGCATGAAATCAGACCATTCGATGCGGTGATCACGTCTTGCGATCACTATCTTGTCGCTGCGGCGCGTGTGGCCGAGACGCTGGGACTGCCGACCGTCGGCAGCGAGGTGATCCGAACCACGCGGGACAAGTACTTGATGCGAGTGGCCTCTCGTTCGGCAGGAGTGCCGACCCCGCAGTTCGCGGTGGCTACCACACCACAGGAAGCGCTGGCCATAGCCAAACGGATCGGTTATCCGGTGGTTGTGAAGCCAACGGACATGTCAGCCAGCGCATTCGTCGCGCTGGCGAAGACGGATGAAGAGTTGCTTCAGGCCGCCGAGGCAGTCACCTGCTATCGCCAGAACGCTAGGGGACAGACGCTCAACGCCGTCGCGCTGATCGAAGAATTTCTCGATGGTCAGGAAGTCAGCGTCGAGACAGCGACAGCGAACGGAACCACCCAGGTGATTGCGGTGACCGATAAGTCGCTCTACAGCGATACGCTGTTCATCGAGACCGGCCACATGGTTCCAGCGATCCTGGACGCTGCGACGGTCCACGCCGCCAGTCGCCTCGCCGAAGCGGCATTGCACGCGGTCGGTTATTCCCACGGCGTGGCCCACACCGAGATCAAGCTCACTTCCAGAGGGCCGCGCGTGGTGGAGATCAATCCACGCGTAGGAGGGAACTGGATTTCGGAGCTGGTGCGGATCGCCGTCGGATTCGATCTGATTCAGGCCTTCGTCAAGCTCTCTCTCGGCGCCACCGACTTACGCGACTGTGTGGTCGCTCCGGTTGCGCGCAGCGCCGCGATCCAGTTCCTGCTGCCGCAAGGTCCTGGCGTTCTGGCGGGCGTTTCCAATTGGGACGGCGTTGTAGACGACCCGCATGTGTGGAGGAGTCATCTGGATCCCGCCATTCGAGGCAAGAAGGTTGGCGCTCCGAGGAACAACGACAGCTATCTCGCGCACGTGCTATGCATCGACAAAGAAGGGATGCACGCGCGCCGGCATTGCGAGCGGCTGATCGCGGCGATGGAACTCGCCTACCTTGAAAGACACTGA